A region from the Nymphaea colorata isolate Beijing-Zhang1983 unplaced genomic scaffold, ASM883128v2 scaffold0089, whole genome shotgun sequence genome encodes:
- the LOC126409315 gene encoding photosystem II protein D1: MTAILERRESTSLWGRFCNWVTSTENRLYIGWFGVLMIPTLLTATSVFIIAFIAAPPVDIDGIREPVSGSLLYGNNIISGAIVPTSAAIGLHFYPIWEASSVDEWLYNGGPYELIVLHFLLGVACYMGREWELSFRLGMRPWIAVAYSAPVAAATAVFLIYPIGQGSFSDGMPLGISGTFNFMIVFQAEHNILMHPFHMLGVAGVFGGSLFSAMHGSLVTSSLIRETTENESANEGYRFGQEEETYNIVAAHGYFGRLIFQYASFNNSRSLHFFLAAWPVVGIWFTALGISTMAFNLNGFNFNQSVVDSQGRVINTWADIINRANLGMEVMHERNAHNFPLDLAAVEAPSTNG; the protein is encoded by the coding sequence ATGACTGCAATTTTAGAGAGACGCGAAAGCACAAGCCTATGGGGTCGCTTCTGCAACTGGGTAACCAGCACTGAAAATCGTCTTTACATTGGATGGTTCGGTGTTTTGATGATCCCTACCCTATTGACCGCTACTTCTGTATTTATTATCGCCTTCATTGCGGCTCCTCCAGTAGATATTGATGGTATTCGTGAACCTGTTTCTGGTTCTCTACTTTatggaaataatattatttctggTGCCATTGTTCCTACTTCTGCGGCTATCGGGTTGCATTTTTACCCGATATGGGAAGCATCATCCGTTGATGAATGGTTATACAATGGCGGTCCTTATGAACTAATTGTTCTACACTTCTTACTTGGTGTAGCTTGTTACATGGGTCGTGAGTGGGAGCTTAGCTTCCGTCTGGGTATGCGCCCTTGGATTGCTGTTGCGTATTCAGCTCCTGTTGCAGCTGCTACTGCTGTTTTCTTGATCTACCCTATTGGTCAAGGAAGCTTCTCTGATGGTATGCCTCTAGGAATATCTGGTACTTTCAACTTCATGATTGTATTCCAGGCTGAACACAACATCCTTATGCATCCATTCCACATGTTAGGTGTGGCTGGTGTATTCGGCGGCTCTCTATTCAGTGCTATGCATGGTTCCTTGGTAACCTCTAGTTTGATCAGGGAAACTACTGAAAATGAGTCTGCTAATGAAGGTTACAGATTCggtcaagaggaagaaacctatAATATCGTAGCTGCTCATGGTTATTTTGGCCGATTGATCTTCCAATATGCTAGTTTCAACAACTCTCGTTCCTTACACTTCTTCCTAGCTGCTTGGCCTGTTGTAGGTATCTGGTTCACCGCTTTAGGTATCAGCACTATGGCATTCAACctaaatggattcaatttcaatcaatccGTAGTTGACAGTCAAGGTCGTGTTATTAACACTTGGGCTGATATCATTAATCGTGCTAACCTTGGTATGGAAGTTATGCATGAACGTAATGCTCACAACTTCCCTCTGGACCTAGCTGCTGTCGAAGCTCCATCTACAAATGGATAA